A segment of the Solanum lycopersicum chromosome 9, SLM_r2.1 genome:
aattgataagcttaagaaaagagagagaaaaattaaaatgacattaatatctatccaattatataaatatagagAAATGTGTAATCTATGCATAAAAAATGGTGTAAATAATTAGAGAGaagatattaaatattaataatatcagaataattatttatttttaaaatatgacatttttgacatgtgtactattattattaaactatggatattcactaaataaattgattttttgacTAGTTAGCTAAATTTCCCTAATATGTGcaaaataatttcatttcaCTTATATGTATTGAAATTGTCACCTTTTTAAAGTATTTCTAATTTCTACGAAAAAGAAACAGATAGATACATAGGGAAGTTCACATACAACGTGacttgattatttaattaaagactgaaatttattttatttagtaaagAACTTATCTATTCATCCAATTAGTTCTATGTTCGAATTCCTTGCAACCCATTATCATAACGAAAACTCTAATTTAATCCGTCAActtcattaaaaatttgaatagatcCACATACACCTCTGACACAAGTACATAAATCATGTAATATTATTGAGTAACAAACTTTCtactttctattttatttgtacAGAATTCGTGTAGTTGGAAATCCCtgataactaattaaataaatcaagatTTTTACCACATGAAAATCCTAAAGATAGTACCAAACATAGGCAGATTCAACCATAGTACATTTACATGTAATTTGGTTGAAGTTGAAAAGGAAATGACAAAGGAAAACAATAATTTATCTGAAGTTCAacaggaaaaaaatgaaaatattctgaagaaaaaaaacagaaataaaATGGAACATACAATTAGGCTGCCCATCAGACTTGCACGTTCACTAATTGGGCCATTCTTATTTCTTTAGCATAAGAAACAAACAGACGAACAAATACAATCATCCaagaaagaatttaaaatattgcATGTTACACTAGTAGGTGAATACACAAATCCAGCTCCAGTCAAAGCACCAATATTTGGTGTCTTTGGATAATCGTTATCCTTTTTACTCTCATGTCATTTCTGTAGTTGattggaaaaaaataactataaccCACAAGCAAACCAACATCACCCACAATGACCTGCGTGTCTGTTTATAGTTTGGGTTTAGGTAGTGAAGCAGACATGATGTATGTTGAGAGGCATGCCTCTAATTGTACAAACATCTCTCACCGTCAACACCTTCAATTCCTCATTTTGGGACGTTTTCATGCCACTAGTATTGAAAGGAGAGACACTGCCACTTGGTCCTGGGCTCTCTTCCCTGAATTTTGAATTTAGCATCGCAAGTTTACGCAGGCCGTCTCTTTATGTAGTCCTGTGATTTATCTTGGAGTTAAAGGCATTGCAAAAAACTAACACTCATTTGCTGCAATAAAGAAGGTCTCTTCTCGTCAAAGAAAAAAGGGAAGTAAACAAATTCTATCTAGAAGCCACTTGTGATATCTCAATATGTAAACATGTTAAAGGTCAAGTTACTTAAAATAGTTGTCCTGGTATAGTTGACCTTTTCCCAAAAAAGATTATGCAACCAAAATTATAGCATCTCTAAAATCAACTGttaacttatttcatttttgggtGCTATCAAATATGCTACAAAGTTATGCAAAACCACAGAGGGAACGAATCTGAGATACATACCACGGGCTTAAGCAACTCACCTATGATTTCCTGTGCCTGTCTCAATCTAATATCCACAATGCTGCCCGGCAAATCGGCTTTAGTTAAAATGTGGAGTGGTTCTTTCAGCTGCTCGTATCCTGGTTTTCCCTTAGTTTCTCCTCTTTGAAATTATCAATCATGAAAATATGTTGGAACTCCAATAATACAGTGAACTAAACTACCATCACATGAGTCTACAATTTGAAGAGTCTCTAACTGTTGTGCTGATTTATGATGAAAGAGGTGGAAAGTACTACAGATTGTTATAACTTTCTTCATTTGGAatctacatttttttttgtcgaCTGTGATTTCCTCACTACCACCAAGCTCCCACAGGCAATGAACTGCTTCCAAattcttcatcttttgtttTTCCTGAGCATCTACTGGCAGGTGAGAACACTTCCTTTGCCACAACTAATTCTAGTGATACTATATTTAGTACAACACtcataaaatttcatttaaaatatgtatatccATAAAAAGAAAGAACCCATACACCATCAAGACTATAGCTATATCAGCAGTAACGAAAgacaataaaagaaattatgtatGCTGCAGGACGGGAAAACGGTGCTACTTCCCCTTTAACATGATTTGGGCGTAGTGTCAGTTGCAAGCATGAATGTCATTTTTAACATACAAATGGACATAAATCATAatcaacaccaacaaataactGGTTCTATCATCACTGAAAAGGAAAGCTAGACAGGACACAAACTCAAAACTCCTGAAGGACATGAAGTCAGAGAAGCTAAATACTACTAATTATTTATGATCATAATTCATACTTTCATAGTAAGGGGCAAAAACTGACTAAGCTGAATTGAGGGATTGTAACTAGAAAGATATTGATACACACAAAGCCGATTCACTTTAAAACAGAATGACCAGTTTGTATGTTGTCGCTCTGATTCAGCAACCTCTCTTTCTCTACCTTTATTCCATCATCTTTCACAGTAACTAGCTCCCCTTTATCTACACTCTGAGAACCAGTCAGCCTTGCCAACATGACAAATGACATTCCCCCAAGAACATTATTCAAGCATCTCAAAACCACAACGGACGTTTTAAAAACAACTGGAGGAAGAGCTTTGTCTAGCAAGAACTCAATTCCATTAAGCGTTTGGTATCTTAAATTACTGCTGACACCCATATGAGTTGCCCATGTTCCAGCATTTAGAAGTGTTGGAGGGGGCTTATTTGGGGTCTCAAAATTAGGATCCATGTTGTTCCTTATCTTGATTAAGCCATTAGAAATTGCAGTTCCAACAAGTCCAGCAGCAAATCCAACTGCAGCAAAGAGAGTTCCTTTGTAGACCAATGTCCCAACCCTACTGAATAAACTGTAAGCCCCAGGCTCAAACATGTGACTTGGTGGGCAACTGGCGAAAATTGAAGGCAGGGCTCGACTAGAAACAGATGCTGTTGGTGCCAATATATACATcaacacaaaattcaaaatggaACCAACGACAAGTGTGGAAAACACAAAATCCAATTCATTAAGGCCAAAGTTAGGACGTGATGCCATGTCTCCTATGACAGCAGAAGTGACACCAACCAATTCCTCCATAAGAACCTTAAAAGGGAATTGTGGATCCGCAGCAACCCTAGATCTCCAGCCATTAACAAAAGCACCAATTGGTCCAAAACTGTTCAAGGAATCATCTGAA
Coding sequences within it:
- the LOC101243818 gene encoding protein RETICULATA-RELATED 3, chloroplastic, which produces MSAVVQLRCSSLPAHYHYQTLYFSAVKPSFSDNSCVRNLSFNPLTTSHVGSKQLLIKYQVPCAGWGGGDGGSIGIGGGGGGDGDSGDGGHSDDSLNSFGPIGAFVNGWRSRVAADPQFPFKVLMEELVGVTSAVIGDMASRPNFGLNELDFVFSTLVVGSILNFVLMYILAPTASVSSRALPSIFASCPPSHMFEPGAYSLFSRVGTLVYKGTLFAAVGFAAGLVGTAISNGLIKIRNNMDPNFETPNKPPPTLLNAGTWATHMGVSSNLRYQTLNGIEFLLDKALPPVVFKTSVVVLRCLNNVLGGMSFVMLARLTGSQSVDKGELVTVKDDGIKVEKERLLNQSDNIQTGHSVLK